In a single window of the Drosophila albomicans strain 15112-1751.03 chromosome 3, ASM965048v2, whole genome shotgun sequence genome:
- the LOC117566779 gene encoding sodium channel protein Nach gives MALNVKWTPKRSASSSRRQKLLQLWRSHPLRLAIANTFWEYTERTKVSGMWLLRRNRTHGLSRYIWATVLIGLLQLSIYLTLLLWLKFYSYPILNTISNDLSITDVAFPGVTICSPKAVNMERVERYVKTLRIPPEYDMAEVAAGFDFLNAFTDQSFAPPSHDSYKITDAVLRLNNVSIWEAAMAVSPGCADFVKRCFWGYEEFQCNQTHEYLSFIPTTAFLGPCCSFNYNPRNISYVPFSANIFGMDGGLTFIGAEGSERNLSTGLIVLVHHPMDYVTETAASVTITARSESFVEVSPTVQSSSTEVLELSESKRDCLISDDLQLRNYRQAACMLSCQTEAIGKRCGCHPYLLPVVSQKFKECNLNDTFCYSDNYDNFKSVRCDQCLPNCYDVTYSTLSYKTDLNLHQFSVSNFYTPELLNNDSFVLRVYLAKQVVPVIRKVTVMSWIGLLSDLGGIFNLCLGLSMISVVEFFYYCTFRLYKNYVQQKALEEKQAWK, from the exons ATGGCTCTCAACGTCAAGTGGACACCGAAGCGAAGCGCCTCGTCAAGCCGTAGGCAAAAGCTGCTGCAGCTCTGGAGGAGTCATCCACTGCGTTTGGCGATTGCCAACACATTCTGGGAGTACACGGAGCGCACTAAGGTGAGCGGAATGTGGCTGCTGAGGCGCAATCGAACGCACGGCTTGTCCAG ATACATCTGGGCAACAGTGCTAATAGGATTGCTGCAGCTGAGCATCTATCTGACGCTCTTGCTCTGGCTCAAGTTCTACTCGTATCCCATACTAAACACCATCTCCAATGATTTGTCCATTACGGATGTCGCTTTTCCCGGCGTCACTATATGCAGTCCCAAGGCGGTGAACATGGAACGCGTGGAACGCTACGTAAAGACTCT CCGCATACCTCCGGAGTATGATATGGCTGAAGTGGCTGCTGGCTTTGACTTCCTCAATGCTTTTACGGATCAATCATTTGCACCGCCTTCGCATGACAGCTACAAGATCACGGACGCAGTGTTGCGCCTGAACAATGTGTCCATTTGGGAAGCCGCCATGGCCGTCAGTCCCGGCTGTGCAGATTTTGTGAAGCGCTGTTTTTGGGGCTACGAGGAGTTTCAATGCAACCAGACCCACGAATATCTGTCCTTTATACCGACCACGGCATTCCTTGGTCCCTGCTGCTCCTTCAACTACAATCCCCGCAACATCAGCTATGTGCCGTTCTCGGCCAACATTTTCGGCATGGACGGTGGCCTCACCTTCATCGGTGCCGAAGGATCGGAGCGTAACTTGAGCACGGGTCTCATTGTTCTCGTTCACCATCCCATGGACTATGTTACGGAGACAGCTGCGTCAGTGACGATCACCGCCAGATCCGAGAGCTTTGTCGAGGTCTCGCCCACTGTGCAGTCATCGTCGACGGAGGTGCTCGAGCTGTCGGAGAGCAAACGTGACTGTCTCATTTCGGATGATCTTCAACTGCGCAATTATCGTCAGGCCGCCTGCATGTTATCTTGCCAAACGGAGGCAATCGGCAAGCGATGCGGCTGCCATCCTTATCTGTTGCCTGTTGTCAGCCAGAAGTTCAAGGAGTGCAATCTAAATGACACCTTCTGCTATTCGGACAACTACG ACAACTTTAAGAGCGTTCGCTGTGATCAATGTCTGCCCAATTGCTACGACGTCACTTACTCCACGCTGTCTTACAAGACCGATCTAAATTTGCATCAGTTCTCCGTTAGCAACTTCTA CACACCGGAGCTGCTCAACAACGACAGTTTTGTACTGCGGGTCTATTTGGCTAAGCAGGTGGTGCCAGTTATACGCAAGGTAACAGTCATGTCCTGGATTGGACTGCTCT CTGATTTGGgtggcattttcaatttatgtcTGGGTCTAAGCATGATATCCGTTGTGGAGTTTTTCTACTATTGCACATTTCGTCTGTACAAGAACTACGTGCAGCAAAAGGCGCTGGAAGAGAAGCAAGCATGGAAGTAG
- the LOC117567610 gene encoding WD repeat-containing protein 74: protein MKWTTANIKHANYTTKHELFVGTHTGSFKHLLPAADKNPYAQSNLSDLTTLDKESRVTSLAFGNEAQTEILLGRAKNSAELHSLGRSGGITTRSINFTAAPIVGLARYNNNLIAGIANGQIQSVSLEAEQDAEDEESSKPVVINSGDHMDHLRQCQAAPHIVATGGKARQNNLKVYDLSADGKQIFTSKNLPNDYLQLEVPVWDSDIGFVDGPNVLATCSRHGYVRLYDTRKQRRPVTHFSSEEHGMSFAALVAHGNYIYTGTTMGALKAFDTRRMKTHVHTYKGFTGGISDLHLDETGRFLSSASLDRYVRVHEAESTVLLYQCYVKSKATKVLIRELSAEQQQPRQQTNDDAEEEDEELNSQKHNKNKRKPQATPLDAEYEDMFDQMPTVGDSDGEEASERQAMAPVKRKAPKQTLKTKKKKQ from the exons ATGAAGTGGACTACAGCAAACATAAAGCATGCCAACTATACAACCAAGCATGAATTGTTTGTCGGCACACACACTGGATCTTTTAAAC ActtgttgcctgctgctgacAAGAATCCGTATGCACAGTCCAATCTAAGCGATTTGACCACCTTGGACAAGGAATCGCGTGTCACTTCTCTTGCTTTTGGCAATGAGGCACAAACGGAAATTCTTCTCGGTCGCGCCAAGAACTCCGCCGAGCTGCATTCGCTTGGCAGAAGCGGTGGCATAACAACGCGGTCAATTAACTTCACTGCTGCTCCTATTGTGGGTTTAGCACGctataacaacaatttaattgctggCATTGCAAATGGACAAATCCAAAGCGTATCGCTCGAGGCTGAGCAGGATGCCGAAGACGAGGAGTCGTCTAAGCCTGTTGTTATCAATTCAGGTGATCACATGGATCACTTGCGACAATGCCAAGCAGCACCTCACATTGTGGCTACTGGCGGCAAGGCTAGACAGAACAATCTTAAAGTTTATGATCTGAGCGCGGATGGCAAGCAAATATTCACCTCCAAGAATTTGCCCAACGATTATTTGCAGTTGGAGGTGCCCGTGTGGGACAGTGACATCGGTTTCGTTGATGGACCCAATGTATTGGCCACCTGCTCTAGACATGGGTACGTTCGACTTTACGACACACGCAAACAGCGTCGTCCAGTGACGCACTTTTCCAGCGAAGAGCATGGTATGAGCTTTGCGGCACTAGTGGCCCATGGAAACTACATTTACACGGGCACAACAATGGGAGCTCTGAAG GCCTTTGACACGCGACGAATGAAGACCCATGTGCACACCTATAAAGGATTCACGGGCGGCATTAGCGACCTGCATCTAGATGAGACCGGCAGATTCCTAAGTTCCGCATCTTTGGATCGCTACGTCCGTGTGCACGAGGCGGAGTCTACAGTTCTGCTCTATCAGTGCTATGTAAAGTCAAAGGCAACCAAAGTGCTTATCAGAGAGTTGtcagcagagcagcaacagccgcgACAGCAAACAAACGATGATGCCGAAGAGGAAGATGAAGAACTCAATTCGCAAaagcataacaaaaacaaaagaaagccTCAAGCCACGCCCCTGGATGCGGAATATGAAGATATGTTTGATCAGATGCCCACAGTGGG GGATAGCGATGGCGAGGAGGCATCAGAGAGACAAGCAATGGCTCCTGTTAAGCGGAAGGCACCAAAACAAacgctaaaaacaaaaaagaaaaaacaataa
- the LOC117567611 gene encoding pseudouridylate synthase TRUB2, mitochondrial: MALAKVYDAATVFKHLNGIINVYKPAGMKLKHVRNAIIGNIAKGLNEMELREPRKLARDTPLLGTGTAADSVLHNIASNTDLSDHILAAGPRYMPRDVRCATVATLGDHTSGVLLFGINDGLKQSIHIQRNRPIRVYHVTARMGTATENHMPDSRVTVRANHRHVSADRISGLAASLQASHQRKMYEMCGVDLQTQAAYELACKGLIRPADNSQPVLYGIKLIHFERPNFTLELHAINESEQFIAALIHDMAIELRTVAHCSQLRCVRHAHFDVTDSLLRHGWHLPGIVKNLRRQREILEANPQLLEQERIELHAAS, translated from the exons atggCTCTAGCAAAGGTCTATGACGCCGCAACCGTGTTCAAGCACCTAAATGGTATCATAAATGTGTACAAGCCCGCCGGCATGAAGTTAAAGCATGTACGCAACGCTATAATTGGCAATATTGCCAAAG GGCTAAACGAAATGGAATTAAGAGAACCGCGTAAATTGGCAAGGGATACTCCACTGTTGGGCACAGGAACTGCTGCCGACAGCGTACTGCACAACATTGCCTCGAATACAGATTTATCAGATCATATTCTGGCTGCTGGACCACGATATATGCCGCGGGATGTTCGttgtgcaacagttgcaacgcTTGGGGACCATACAAGTGGTGTTTTAT TATTTGGCATAAATGATGGACTGAAACAGTCCATTCACATACAGCGTAATCGCCCCATCCGTGTATACCATGTGACAGCTCGTATGGGAACTGCCACAGAGAACCACATGCCTGACTCACGAGTCACAGTGCGCGCCAACCATCGCCATGTTAGTGCGGATCGCATAAGTGGCCTGGCGGCGTCTTTGCAAGCGTCGCACCAACGCAAAATGTATGAAATGTGCGGCGTTGATTTGCAGACGCAGGCTGCATACGAATTGGCTTGTAAAGGGCTCATCCGGCCAGCTGATAACAGTCAACCAGTGCTATATGGAATAAAACTGATACATTTCGAGAGGCCGAACTTTACACTTGAGTTGCATGCGATCAATGAAAGCGAGCAATTTATTGCTGCTCTTATCCATGACATGGCTATAGAACTGAGAACAGTGGCTCACTGCTCACAACTGCGATGTGTTCGTCACGCACACTTTGATGTGACCGATAGCTTGCTGCGGCATGGCTGGCATCTGCCTGGCATTGTCAAAAATCTGAGACGACAGCGAGAGATTCTCGAAGCGAATCCGCAGTTGCTGGAGCAGGAGCGTATCGAACTGCATGCAGCCTCGTGA
- the LOC117567607 gene encoding SET domain-containing protein SmydA-8, with protein sequence MTLLSMECAVCGVSAPLTCTRCRLVRYCNGEHQKQHWPKHKRCCKPFREEQDPALGRYLAATQDIQAKQIIFVEEPLVVGPKWFLTEGEKSATIVPCVGCFTPCRLGKHQCRNCHWPVCSVGCAHESLECSILSLGNAPGAKSDVRGQHDYFRHDALLVLKCLLLQRSQPERWKALLEMQSHEEERLGTELQLEAEQRIVSYLQQRFLRRLKSNTNKQNVLSDYEPELLHRLCGIIETNYMVIELATGVELSGLFRQACMMEHACQPNCYFQFDATTHRIAVRAGCDIKKGDHLKITYTNILWGTQMRQHHLRMTKHFSCRCPRCEDPTEYGSYVSAMRCLGDVSKTCDGLQLPVEPLNEQTQWKCDTCPMLVDAAYVTEVQTHMTEEVERLLAGSPTASEVELLLARLSQLLHPNHFHMFNLKHTLIQLYGHEPGLELVTLTDLQLGRKLRLCEELRNVCHRLDPHSIKLAIYVSVILIEIAHTLEEKARRLPAEAKLQLELAQSHLQQAEEVLEKVQDSVAGKKLNDRLQLDQFELDKLMLANNHSQTQTAV encoded by the exons ATGACGTTGCTAAGTATGGAGTGTGCGGTTTGCGGTGTTTCTGCTCCTCTCACCTGCACCAGGTGCAGACTGGTCCGGTACTGCAACGGAGAGCATCAAAAGCAGCACTGGCCAAAGCACAAACGCTGCTGCAAACCTTTTCGAGAGGAGCAAGACCCCGCGCTGGGACGTTACTTGGCCGCCACCCAGGACATTCAAGCTAAACAGATCATATTCGTCGAGGAGCCATTAGTTGTGGGACCCAAATGGTTTCTGACCGAAGGGGAGAAGTCAGCCACAATTGTGCCATGTGTCGGTTGCTTTACGCCCTGTCGCCTGGGCAAACATCAGTGTCGCAA CTGCCATTGGCCAGTGTGCAGTGTTGGCTGTGCACACGAAAGTCTGGAGTGCAGCATTCTCAGTCTTGGCAATGCACCTGGAGCCAAATCGGATGTGCGGGGACAGCACGATTACTTTCGCCATGATGCACTACTGGTGTTAAAGTGTCTGTTGTTGCAGCGCTCCCAGCCGGAACGCTGGAAGGCATTGCTGGAGATGCAGTCCCATGAAGAGGAGCGTCTTGGCACGGAGTTACAATTGGAGGCGGAGCAGCGCATTGTAAGCTACTTGCAGCAGCGATTTCTACGCCGTTTGAAGTCGAACACGAACAAGCAGAATGTGCTCAGCGACTATGAGCCTGAGCTGTTGCATCGTCTCTGTGGCATAATTGAGACGAACTACATGGTCATTGAGCTGGCCACCGGAGTGGAGCTGAGCGGTCTGTTCCGGCAAGCTTGTATGATGGAACACGCTTGTCAGCCCAATTGTTACTTTCAGTTCGATGCAACCACGCACCGCATTGCAGTGCGCGCTGGATGTGATATTAAGAAGGGCGACCACTTGAAGatcacatacacaaacatatTGTGGGGCACGCAGATGCGGCAGCATCATCTGCGCATGACCAAGCACTTCAGCTGTCGTTGTCCGCGATGTGAGGATCCCACCGAATACGGCAGTTACGTGAGCGCTATGCGCTGCCTGGGGGATGTGTCCAAGACGTGTGACGGTCTTCAACTGCCAGTCGAGCCTCTCAACGAGCAGACACAATGGAAGTGCGACACTTGTCCCATGTTGGTGGATGCCGCTTATGTGACAGAGGTGCAGACCCACATGACAGAGGAGGTGGAGAGATTGTTAGCCGGCAGTCCTACAGCTAGTGAAGTGGAATTGCTTTTGGCACGTCTATCGCAATTGCTGCATCCGAATCACTTTCACATGTTCAATTTGAAGCATACACTCATACAGCTATATGGGCATGAACCGGGCTTGGAATTGGTTACGCTTACCGATCTTCAACTCGGTCGTAAGCTTAGGCTCTGCGAGGAATTGCGCAATGTGTGTCATCGACTAGACCCACATAGCATTAAGTTGGCCATTTACGTGAGCGTCATTTTGATAGAGATTGCCCACACACTGGAGGAAAAAGCTCGTAGATTGCCTGCTGAAGCGAAACTTCAATTGGAATTGGCTCAGTCACATCTGCAGCAAGCGGAAGAGGTGTTGGAAAAGGTGCAGGACTCTGTGGCTGGCAAAAAGCTGAACGACAGGCTACAGCTGGATCAATTCGAGCTGGACAAACTGATGTTGGCCAATAACCACAGCCAAACACAAACGGCTGTTTAA
- the LOC117567608 gene encoding fatty acyl-CoA reductase wat-like, which produces MESQITAFFKDKTVLITGGTGFLGRVTIEKLLRSTDVARVYVLMRPKRGKSIKERFESWRTNSLFGLLLKTKPNALDRIVSISGDCEEPDLGISLAEREILRKEVQVVIHCAATVNFVEPLHKALDINARATRLMLELAREMNNLKVFVHVSTAFSNCVIHHITEHFYPGHLNCTVDKVLAVRELCDNTVIDEMTSALLGKFPNTYTYTKALAEQLIQTESRQLPVCIYRPGAIMATSRNPMPGWIDNIYGPVATIYGATMGVLRVAPVNLDANCDIVPVDFCANLILACAWQTAREFSECEAEQSPPKIYNHVPHAKNMITNRSLINATERLRLICPLEQSIWYPFLHTTTTIWLLKLAYIFYHLLPGYIMDLALRFRGQKPRMIKLYNRIHEAIDATCYFSSQSWSFETHNTDQLWQSLLIADKENYEFDMQHLNWDKFFERVLTGMRLYLGKEEPTEESKQRGLKHMKRLTLYHRILQFVLCCGAAFIVKWFICLFL; this is translated from the exons ATGGAGTCGCAAATTACAGCATTTTTCAAGGACAAAACCGTTTTAATAACCGGCGGGACTGGGTTTTTGGGTCGAG TAACCATTGAGAAGTTGCTACGGTCAACAGATGTAGCAAGAGTCTACGTGCTAATGCGACCCAAGCGTGGAAAGAGTATAAAAGAACGCTTTGAGTCATGGAGAACAAACTCT TTATTTGGTTTACTACTCAAAACTAAACCAAATGCACTGGACCGCATTGTTTCCATTTCTGGCGATTGTGAAGAACCAGACCTGGGGATTAGTTTAGCAGAACGTGAGATTCTGAGAAAGGAGGTGCAAGTGGTGATTCATTGTGCAGCCACAGTTAATTTTGTTGAGCCGTTGCACAAAGCCCTGGATATTAATGCTCGTGCTACTCGCCTCATGCTGGAACTGGCCAGGGAAATGAATAATCTGAAGGTTTTTGTGCATGTCTCAACGGCTTTCAGCAACTGCGTAATCCATCACATTACTGAACATTTCTATCCCGGACATTTGAACTGCACTGTGGACAAAGTCTTAGCGGTGAGGGAACTTTGTGACAACACCGTTATCGACGAAATGACGTCGGCTCTATTGGGAAAGTTTCCCAATACATATACCTATACAAAGGCTCTTGCCGAACAGTTAATTCAAACGGAGTCACGCCAATTGCCAGTTTGCATTTATCGACCTGGTGCAA ttatggCAACGAGCCGGAATCCGATGCCAGGCTGGATAGACAATATTTACGGACCTGTAGCTACAATCTACGGAGCCACTATGGGCGTTCTTCGAGTTGCACCTGTAAATCTTGATGCGAATTGTGACATTGTGCCTGTTGACTTTTGCGCCAATTTAATTCTTGCTTGCGCATGGCAAACGGCTAGGGAATTCTCTGAATGCGAAGCAGAACAGTCCCctccaaaaatatacaaccATGTGCCTCATGCTAAAAATATGATTACCAATCGTAGCTTGATTAATGCCACCGAGCGCTTACGATTGATATGTCCATTGGAGCAGTCAATTTGGTATCCGTTTCTACATACAACGACCACTATTTGGCTTTTAAAACTGGCTTACATATTTTACCATTTGCTTCCTGGTTATATCATGGATCTTGCACTACGCTTTCGCGGTCAAAAGCCTCGTATGATTAAATTGTATAACAGGATACACGAAGCTATCGATGCAACATGTTATTTCAGTAGCCAAAGTTGGTCATTTGAAACACATAATACTGACCAATTGTGGCAGTCGCTCTTGATAGCAGATAAAGAGAATTATGAATTTGATATGCAGCATCTTAATTGGGATAAGTTTTTCGAACGTGTATTAACTGGTATGCGACTCTATTTGGGCAAAGAGGAACCAACTGAGGAAAGTAAGCAACGTGGTCTTAAGCACATGAAACG cCTCACACTATACCATCGGATACTGCAATTTGTCCTTTGCTGTGGTGCCGCATTTATTGTGAAGTGGTTCATATGCTTATTCCTTTAA
- the LOC117567609 gene encoding fatty acyl-CoA reductase wat-like, which translates to MDSLIKEFYKNKTIFLTGGTGFLGKVVIEKVLRATETSRIYVLIRSKRGKSPQDRIDEWKTDPFFGVLLKIQPNALERIVPISGDCEEPDLGISAADRELLKNEVQVVIHCAATVNFAEPLHKAVDINTRATQLMLNLAKEMSRLVGFVHVSTAFSNCVISHISEQYYPDNLIAGADKVLSIRNVCGDNLLDRMASTLIGKFPNTYTYTKALAEQVIQTESGELPVCIFRPGAITATNKEPMSGWIDNLYGPISMIYGCAIGVLRIIPTNKRFLQHIVPVDCCANCILACAMQTAKESSEKKRRSLPPTIYNYVPHEQNTLTNKHFIETVYKHRYTCALEQALWYPFLHTTSFLWMFKLIAFFYHTLPGYAIDLVLRLRGQKPRMIKLYQKVHKTMNALAYFGTGFWTYETINTDRLWQSLSDEDKKHFEFDMRIFDWDDYFTRALVGMRVYMAKEDPSDESIMRARKHMKRLERRHRVLQLFICICGIFIFKWLAGFYL; encoded by the exons atggaCTCATTGATAAaggaattttataaaaataaaaccatattcctTACGGGCGGAACTGGATTTTTGGGAAAAG TGGTTATTGAGAAAGTGCTACGGGCCACAGAGACGTCTCGTATTTATGTGTTAATTCGATCAAAGCGTGGAAAAAGTCCCCAAGACCGCATAGACGAATGGAAAACAGATCCA TTTTTTGGAGTACTACTCAAAATTCAACCAAATGCTCTGGAGAGAATTGTGCCCATATCTGGTGATTGTGAAGAACCAGATCTGGGAATCAGTGCAGCCGATCGTGAGCTGCTCAAGAATGAGGTGCAAGTGGTGATTCACTGTGCAGCCACAGTGAACTTTGCTGAACCTTTGCACAAGGCAGTGGATATTAATACTCGTGCAACTCAGCTTATGTTGAATCTGGCCAAGGAAATGAGTCGACTTGTGGGATTTGTCCACGTCTCCACAGCTTTTAGCAATTGTGTAATTTCACACATTTCGGAACAATACTATCCGGACAATCTGATTGCTGGGGCAGACAAGGTTTTATCGATTAGAAATGTTTGCGGCGATAATCTATTAGACAGAATGGCATCGACTCTGATAGGCAAGTTTCCTAACACCTACACTTACACAAAGGCTCTGGCAGAACAAGTGATTCAGACCGAGTCGGGAGAATTACCGGTGTGCATCTTCCGACCAGGTGCAA ttaCTGCAACTAACAAAGAACCGATGTCGGGATGGATAGACAACCTCTATGGACCCATTTCTATGATTTATGGCTGCGCAATTGGTGTTTTACGAATTATACCTACAAATAAGAGATTTCTCCAGCACATAGTGCCAGTCGACTGCTGCGCCAACTGCATACTTGCTTGTGCCATGCAAACGGCGAAGGAATCATCTGAGAAGAAACGTCGCTCATTGCCTCCGAccatttataattatgtacCCCATGAGCAAAATACGTTAACAAATAAGCATTTCATTGAAACAGTCTATAAGCATCGATATACTTGTGCTTTAGAGCAGGCACTGTGGTATCCTTTCTTACATACTACATCTTTCCTTTGGATGTTCAAATTGATAGCGTTCTTCTATCATACATTACCCGGATATGCTATCGATCTGGTTTTACGTTTGCGAGGCCAAAAACCCCGAATGATTAAGTTATATCAAAAGGTACACAAAACTATGAACGCACTCGCCTATTTCGGTACAGGATTCTGGACATATGAAACGATAAATACAGATCGTCTTTGGCAGTCACTTTCTGATGAAGataaaaaacatttcgaaTTTGATATGAGAATATTCGATTGGGATGATTATTTCACACGTGCATTAGTCGGCATGCGTGTCTATATGGCCAAAGAGGATCCAAGCGATGAGAGTATAATGCGTGCTCGCAAGCACATGAAACG ACTCGAAAGGCGCCATCgggtattacaactttttatttgcatttgtggcATCTTCATTTTTAAATGGCTTGCGGGTTTCTACTTATAA